The following proteins are encoded in a genomic region of Spirosoma sp. SC4-14:
- a CDS encoding response regulator, producing MTASPVRPVSILIIEDEAILALELCVKLESEGYHIVGTATTGRQALALHKEQHADIVICDINLRGDWNGIETARQLLAQGPVPIIYLSALTDRETLEQAKATKPAAYLTKPVTTDSLRIAIEIALSNFAYVNGSNKPAVVEPMSNAMSPREGETILQIGDYIFIKQNYQFVRLHKAEVLYVEAEDKYTTVVTPTRKFVLRLSLAVLLQRLADMALIRVHRSFAVNLSHVESFSDYEVQVPGQTVPLGRVYKEEFLHHFRFR from the coding sequence ATGACTGCCAGCCCCGTTAGACCTGTTTCAATTTTAATCATTGAAGATGAAGCAATCTTAGCTCTTGAGCTTTGCGTTAAACTTGAATCCGAAGGATACCATATCGTTGGAACAGCTACAACGGGTCGCCAGGCACTTGCCTTGCACAAAGAACAACATGCCGATATTGTCATTTGTGATATTAACCTTCGGGGCGATTGGAACGGCATAGAAACGGCCCGGCAACTCCTTGCCCAGGGGCCCGTACCAATCATTTACCTCTCAGCCCTCACCGACCGGGAAACGCTGGAACAGGCAAAAGCCACAAAACCAGCCGCTTACTTAACAAAACCCGTTACGACCGACAGTCTGCGCATAGCTATTGAAATTGCCCTGAGCAACTTTGCCTATGTCAATGGCAGCAACAAGCCCGCCGTTGTTGAACCCATGTCGAACGCAATGAGCCCCCGCGAAGGTGAAACCATCTTACAGATTGGCGATTATATCTTTATTAAGCAAAACTATCAGTTTGTGCGGTTGCACAAAGCGGAAGTCCTCTATGTAGAAGCCGAAGACAAATACACCACCGTAGTTACGCCCACGCGTAAGTTTGTCCTACGCCTGTCGCTGGCGGTATTGCTGCAACGCCTGGCCGATATGGCCCTGATTCGGGTTCACCGATCTTTTGCCGTTAATCTCTCCCATGTTGAGTCGTTCAGCGACTACGAAGTGCAGGTTCCGGGGCAGACCGTTCCGCTGGGCCGGGTCTATAAAGAAGAGTTTTTACACCATTTCCGATTCCGCTGA
- a CDS encoding type 1 glutamine amidotransferase domain-containing protein — protein sequence MSKKVLAILSEYGYWGIELVGPLTKLEEAGYTVEFMTPKGKKAEALPPSYDTTYVDPPLGVCVTTPEAAEMVKAFEATNRLETRRNMSEVVPERPYFSTSDFLRKFEKYFSDLKVAQDELTSEYDALLLVGGSGPIIDMVNNQRVHDIILAFYKKNMPIGAICYGVAPLVFARDFNERRSIIRGKHVTGHCIEYDYHDGTGFLHTDLNMGPPPYVLEYILSDAVGPEGQFHGNFGKETSVIVDYPFITARSLQCSFEFGDQFVNVLDNGLKRYGW from the coding sequence ATGTCAAAGAAAGTTCTGGCAATCCTATCAGAATATGGATACTGGGGGATTGAACTGGTGGGTCCGTTGACAAAACTCGAAGAAGCCGGCTACACCGTCGAGTTTATGACCCCAAAAGGAAAGAAAGCAGAAGCCTTGCCCCCTAGCTACGACACAACGTATGTAGATCCACCGTTAGGCGTTTGTGTAACCACTCCCGAGGCAGCCGAGATGGTGAAAGCCTTTGAAGCAACAAATCGACTGGAAACCCGGCGGAATATGTCGGAGGTAGTTCCTGAGCGCCCTTACTTTTCGACCTCCGATTTTTTGCGGAAGTTCGAAAAATACTTCAGCGATCTGAAAGTAGCCCAGGACGAACTGACCAGCGAATATGACGCGTTGCTTCTGGTTGGTGGCAGTGGCCCCATCATCGATATGGTGAACAACCAGCGCGTACACGACATCATTCTGGCATTCTACAAGAAAAACATGCCGATCGGTGCCATTTGCTACGGGGTTGCTCCACTGGTTTTTGCCCGCGATTTCAACGAGCGCCGGTCCATTATTCGGGGTAAGCACGTAACCGGCCACTGCATCGAATACGACTACCACGACGGCACAGGATTTCTCCACACCGACCTCAACATGGGGCCCCCACCCTACGTGCTCGAATATATCCTGAGCGATGCAGTTGGCCCGGAAGGTCAATTCCACGGCAACTTCGGAAAAGAGACTTCAGTTATTGTCGATTATCCGTTCATTACGGCTCGCTCGCTACAATGCTCATTTGAGTTTGGAGACCAGTTCGTTAATGTACTTGACAATGGCTTGAAGCGGTATG